CGGCCGCGGGCGCGCGCCGCGACGGTTACAGGCCGAGCGCGCAGCCGTCCGCCCGCGGATCGCTGCCCGCGCACAGCACGTCGCCGTCGGGGTCGAAGACGATGACCTGGCCGCGGCCGAACAGCGCGCGCTGGTGTCCGGCGACCACTTGCACGTCGTGGCCGCGCCGCGCCAGCTCCGCGACCACGTCCGGCGCGATGCCGTCCTCGACGGCGACGGCGCCGGCCGCGTCGCCGCCGCGCACGCACACGCGGGGCCGATCGAGCGCCGCCTGCGGATCGTCGCCGTCGTCGACGAGCGCGAGCAGCACCTGAACGTGCCCCTGCGGCTGCATGAATCCGCCCATCACGCCGAAGCACGCATACAGCGAGCCGTCGCCGGCGCGCGTGGCCATCGCCGGGATGATCGTGTGGTAGGGGCGCTTGCCGGGGGCGAGCGCGTTCGGGTGGGTCGGATCGAGCGAAAACCCGTGCCCGCGGTTCTGCAGCGAGAACCCCAGCCGATCGGGCACGATGCCGGTGCCGAAGCCCATGTAGTTGCTGAAAATCAGCGAACAGGCATTGCCGTCGCCGTCGACCGCGGCCAGGTACACGGTGTCCGAGCCGCCGATCGGTGAGCCCGCCTGCACGTCGACCGTGGCGCGCGCGCGGTCGATCTGCGCGGCCCGCGCGCGGGCGTACGCATCGTCGAGCAGCTCGGCGATCGGTGCCGATGCAACATCGGGATCGGCCACGCACGCCCGCGCGTCCGCAAACGCGAGGCGCAACGCTTCGATCACCTCGTGCAATCGGTCGGCTCCCAGCGGCTCGAGATCCGCGACGCCGCGGTGTCGCAGGATGTTGAGCGCCAGCAACGCGACCAGCCCCTGGCCGTTCGGCGGACACTCGTGCACGACCACGTCGCGGTACCGCGTCGCGATCGGATCGACCCACGCGGATCGGTGGTCCGCGAGGTCCTCTTCGCCCAGTACGCCGCCCGCGTCGCGCACCGCGCGGGCGATGGCCGCCGCGATCGGCCCCCGGTAAAACGCGTCGGGGCCGCCGGCGGCGATGCGGCGGAGCACGTCGGCGAGCGCGCCGTTGCGGATGCGTTCGCCCGCGGCCGGTGCGCGTCCTCCGAGCAACAATTGATGGCCGCCCGGCGACGATCGCAGCTTGTGTTCGGCTTCGAGCGCCCAGAAGTACGCGGTGATCGGCGCGACCGGGAATCCCTCGTCCGCGAGGCGGATCGCCGGCGCGAACACGTCGCCGAGCGGCCGCGTGCCGAAGCGAGTCGACAGGTCGGCCCACGCCGCGACCGCACCCGGCACCGTGACCGTGAGCGCATGATACGGCGGCAACGCCGTGAGGCCCGCGGCGCGCACCGCGTCGACGGACAGGCCCGCCGGCGCGCGGCCCGAGCCGTTGAGCGCGCACACCTTCGCCGTGGCCGCCTCGTAGTACAGCGCGAAGCAGTCGCCGCCGATGCCGCAACTCGTCGGTTCCGTGACCGCGAGGACCGCGGCGGCGGCGAGCGCCGCGTCGGCCGCGTTCCCGCCGCGCCGGAGCGTCCACACCCCGGCTTCCGTCGCGAGCGGCTGGCTCGTCGCGACCGCGCCACCGGTCGCGTACACCGGCGAGCGGCGGGATCGAAACGCGAAGGTCATGCGCATAGTGTGCCACCGCGTGGGCGTGGTAGAAGCCGCGGGTGGAGTTCGGCCCACTCATCGAGGGGCGCCTTCTGCGGCGGTACAAGCGGTTTCTGGCCGACGTCGAGCTGTGCGACGGACAGGTCGTCGTCGCGCACTGCGCCAACCCCGGGTCGATGGCGACGTGCAGCCCGCCGGGCGCGCGCGTGTGGCTCAGTCGAGCGGACAACCCGGCGCGCAAGCTGCGCTACACGTGGGAACTCGTCGAGGTCGACGGCGCGCTGGTGTGCGTCAACCCGGTGCGCGCCAACGATCTCGTCGCCGAGGCGATCGAGCGCGCCGTCGTGCGCGAACTGGCGGGCTACCGGACGCTGCGGCGAGAGGTGCGGCGCAACGGGAGCCGCTTCGACCTGCGGCTCGAGGGCGGCGGGGCGCCGTGCTGGGTCGAGGTCAAGAGTGCGACGCTCGCCGTCGGCCCGGGCGTCGTCGCGTTTCCCGACGCGGTC
The window above is part of the Deltaproteobacteria bacterium genome. Proteins encoded here:
- a CDS encoding gamma-glutamyltransferase family protein, which produces MRMTFAFRSRRSPVYATGGAVATSQPLATEAGVWTLRRGGNAADAALAAAAVLAVTEPTSCGIGGDCFALYYEAATAKVCALNGSGRAPAGLSVDAVRAAGLTALPPYHALTVTVPGAVAAWADLSTRFGTRPLGDVFAPAIRLADEGFPVAPITAYFWALEAEHKLRSSPGGHQLLLGGRAPAAGERIRNGALADVLRRIAAGGPDAFYRGPIAAAIARAVRDAGGVLGEEDLADHRSAWVDPIATRYRDVVVHECPPNGQGLVALLALNILRHRGVADLEPLGADRLHEVIEALRLAFADARACVADPDVASAPIAELLDDAYARARAAQIDRARATVDVQAGSPIGGSDTVYLAAVDGDGNACSLIFSNYMGFGTGIVPDRLGFSLQNRGHGFSLDPTHPNALAPGKRPYHTIIPAMATRAGDGSLYACFGVMGGFMQPQGHVQVLLALVDDGDDPQAALDRPRVCVRGGDAAGAVAVEDGIAPDVVAELARRGHDVQVVAGHQRALFGRGQVIVFDPDGDVLCAGSDPRADGCALGL
- the sfsA gene encoding DNA/RNA nuclease SfsA, translated to MEFGPLIEGRLLRRYKRFLADVELCDGQVVVAHCANPGSMATCSPPGARVWLSRADNPARKLRYTWELVEVDGALVCVNPVRANDLVAEAIERAVVRELAGYRTLRREVRRNGSRFDLRLEGGGAPCWVEVKSATLAVGPGVVAFPDAVTARGARHARELADAAAAGDRAVLLFSCARSDAQRLRPADHVDPEYGRALRDAVAAGVEVLAYRGAIDLRGMRLVERVPVDL